In one window of Limnohabitans sp. MORI2 DNA:
- a CDS encoding penicillin-binding protein 1A → MATNHTPEGSKEHTAEPAAPRSLLSHVLLWTFGIGAALATVVGLLVAVALAMAYPQLPDVSDLADYRPKLSMRVYSVEGTQIGEFGEEKRNLTPFKDIPKVMKDAVLAIEDARFYQHSGVDYIGLMRAGLANLGRAKSQGASTITMQVARNVYLSSEKTFTRKIYEILLTSKLEHMLTKDQIFEIYLNQIYLGNRAYGFAAASEAYFGKPLKNISIAEAAMLAGLPKAPSAYNPIANPKRARARQLYIIERMEENGFITAEQATAAKQEELKIRSATSSFNTHADYVAEMARQLMFAQYGPEIYTRGLNVYTTIRASDQQAAYFALRRGIMDYERRQHYRGPERFINLPSKPAELEDAIDDALIEQGDKGDLLAAVVLEATPKKVRVMRQNSEVLEITGEGLQPVQSGLSDKAAPNIKLRPGALVRITKTAKGGWEITQLPEVEGAFVSIDPRDGAIHALVGGFDFNKNKFNHVTQAWRQPGSSFKPFIYSAALEKGFTPMTVVNDAPLFFDASVTGGQPWEPKNYDGTFEGPMTLRKGLAKSKNMISIRVLQSVGAQNAQDWIAQFGFDAEKHPPYLTMALGAGSVTPMQMAAGYSVFANGGYRVNPYLITKVTDQMGKVLSEFTPPPLDESARAIDARNAFVMTSLLQEVTRSGTAARAQATLKRNDIFGKTGTTNDSMDAWFAGYHPTLTAVTWIGYDTPRKLGDRETGGGLSLPVWISYMQHALQNVPVAELTPPAGLTHEGGDWAYTEFSKGGGVSSLGMESRSSNSNEPLPANDEKKKILDLFKN, encoded by the coding sequence ATGGCGACAAACCACACCCCTGAAGGTTCGAAAGAACACACCGCAGAACCCGCTGCGCCCCGCTCTTTGCTGAGTCATGTCTTGCTCTGGACCTTTGGCATTGGGGCCGCTCTGGCCACGGTCGTGGGCTTGTTGGTGGCGGTGGCCTTGGCCATGGCTTATCCACAATTGCCGGACGTCTCAGACCTAGCCGACTATCGCCCCAAGCTCTCAATGCGCGTTTACTCGGTCGAGGGCACGCAGATTGGGGAGTTCGGTGAAGAGAAGCGCAACCTCACACCGTTCAAGGACATCCCCAAGGTGATGAAAGACGCGGTGCTGGCCATTGAAGACGCACGCTTTTACCAACACAGCGGTGTTGACTACATCGGCCTCATGCGTGCAGGCTTGGCCAACTTAGGCCGCGCCAAGAGCCAAGGCGCATCAACCATCACCATGCAGGTGGCGCGTAACGTGTACCTGTCCTCTGAGAAAACATTCACGCGCAAGATTTATGAAATCTTGCTGACCAGCAAGCTCGAGCACATGCTCACCAAAGATCAGATTTTTGAAATTTATCTGAATCAAATTTATTTGGGCAACCGCGCTTACGGCTTTGCAGCTGCGTCTGAGGCCTACTTTGGCAAACCCTTGAAAAACATCAGCATCGCCGAAGCAGCCATGTTGGCGGGTCTGCCTAAAGCGCCATCGGCCTACAACCCGATTGCCAACCCCAAACGCGCACGCGCACGTCAGCTCTACATCATTGAGCGCATGGAAGAAAACGGCTTCATCACGGCCGAGCAAGCCACAGCCGCTAAACAAGAAGAACTGAAGATTCGAAGCGCGACCAGCAGCTTTAACACGCACGCTGACTATGTGGCAGAAATGGCTCGTCAGCTGATGTTTGCGCAGTACGGTCCCGAAATCTACACACGCGGCTTGAACGTGTACACCACCATTCGCGCCAGCGACCAACAAGCGGCCTACTTTGCGCTGCGTCGTGGCATCATGGACTACGAGCGTCGCCAACACTACCGTGGCCCTGAACGCTTCATCAACTTACCCTCCAAGCCTGCTGAGCTGGAAGACGCGATTGACGACGCTCTGATTGAGCAAGGCGATAAGGGCGACTTGCTGGCAGCTGTGGTGTTGGAAGCCACCCCTAAGAAAGTGCGCGTGATGCGCCAAAACAGCGAAGTACTCGAAATCACAGGTGAAGGTTTGCAGCCTGTGCAATCGGGCTTGTCTGACAAAGCCGCGCCCAACATCAAGCTGCGTCCGGGCGCCCTGGTGCGCATCACCAAGACTGCCAAAGGCGGCTGGGAAATTACCCAACTGCCAGAAGTGGAAGGCGCGTTTGTGTCCATCGACCCACGCGACGGCGCCATTCACGCGCTGGTGGGCGGCTTTGATTTCAACAAAAACAAATTCAACCATGTGACCCAAGCGTGGCGTCAACCGGGTTCGAGCTTCAAGCCTTTCATTTATTCAGCCGCATTGGAAAAAGGCTTCACGCCCATGACCGTGGTGAACGATGCGCCCTTGTTCTTTGATGCCAGCGTGACTGGCGGTCAGCCATGGGAACCCAAAAACTACGACGGCACGTTTGAAGGCCCTATGACTTTGCGCAAAGGCTTGGCCAAATCGAAAAACATGATTTCGATTCGCGTGCTGCAATCGGTGGGTGCCCAAAACGCACAGGACTGGATTGCCCAGTTTGGCTTTGACGCCGAAAAACACCCGCCCTACCTGACCATGGCCTTGGGTGCTGGCTCGGTCACGCCAATGCAAATGGCCGCTGGCTATTCGGTGTTTGCCAACGGCGGCTACCGTGTGAACCCCTATCTCATCACCAAGGTGACCGACCAAATGGGCAAGGTGTTGTCTGAATTCACACCGCCCCCCTTGGATGAATCAGCCCGTGCCATCGATGCACGCAATGCCTTTGTGATGACCAGCTTGCTGCAAGAAGTCACACGCTCAGGTACAGCCGCACGCGCGCAAGCCACCTTGAAGCGCAACGACATCTTCGGTAAAACAGGCACCACCAACGATTCGATGGATGCTTGGTTCGCGGGCTACCACCCCACCCTAACCGCCGTCACATGGATTGGTTACGACACGCCACGCAAACTGGGCGACCGTGAAACCGGTGGTGGTTTGAGCCTGCCTGTGTGGATCAGCTATATGCAACACGCTTTGCAAAATGTGCCTGTGGCAGAGCTGACACCGCCCGCTGGTCTGACCCACGAGGGTGGCGACTGGGCGTATACCGAGTTCAGCAAAGGCGGTGGCGTGAGCAGCCTAGGCATGGAGAGCCGATCTAGCAACAGCAACGAACCGCTGCCAGCGAACGACGAGAAGAAAAAGATTCTCGATTTGTTCAAAAACTAA
- the cyaY gene encoding iron donor protein CyaY yields MTDLEFLDRAELLLKAVELACDRINDEGDADIDNQRVGGMITLTFENKSQIIINLQKPLHEVWLAARSGGYHFKFDGQHWADTKGQGEFFERLSQDASTQTGQALLFQA; encoded by the coding sequence ATGACCGATCTCGAATTCTTAGACCGCGCAGAACTTCTGCTCAAAGCCGTTGAATTGGCTTGTGACCGCATCAACGATGAGGGCGATGCCGACATCGATAACCAGCGTGTGGGCGGCATGATCACGCTCACATTTGAGAACAAGAGCCAAATCATCATCAATTTGCAAAAGCCCTTACACGAGGTGTGGTTGGCGGCGCGTTCGGGTGGTTACCACTTCAAGTTTGACGGGCAACATTGGGCGGATACCAAAGGTCAAGGCGAGTTCTTTGAGCGCCTCAGTCAAGATGCCAGCACACAGACGGGACAGGCGTTGCTTTTTCAAGCGTAA
- the lysA gene encoding diaminopimelate decarboxylase: MTHTTLAGAPFVATQHNDLYLEGVKLADLAHAHGTPLFVYSKAAMLSALAAYQRGFAGRNARICYAMKANSSLAVLQVFAQAGCGFDIVSGGELDRVIAAGGDASKVIFSGVGKTRAEMRKALEVGIACFNVESEAELEVLSDVAHSMGKRAPVSIRVNPNVDAKTHPYISTGLKGNKFGVAHERALATYQRAASLPGLQVTGIDCHIGSQITESTPYLDAMDRVLDLVDAIEAAGIAIHHIDFGGGLGINYNGDTPPAADELWAQLLAKLDARGYGQRQLMIEPGRSLVGNAGVCLTEVQYIKPGEQKNFCIVDAAMNDLPRPAMYEAFHQIVPVSARTGEAVTYDVVGPVCESGDWLGRDRQLTVQAGDLLAVLSTGAYCMAMSSNYNTRGRAAEILVDGTKAHVIRRRETVEDQMACEALVR; the protein is encoded by the coding sequence ATGACACACACCACGCTTGCCGGTGCGCCTTTTGTGGCCACCCAACACAACGATTTGTATTTGGAAGGCGTCAAACTCGCCGACCTTGCACACGCCCACGGTACGCCTTTGTTTGTGTATTCCAAAGCCGCGATGCTCAGCGCGCTCGCAGCGTACCAACGCGGCTTTGCAGGCCGCAATGCCCGCATTTGCTACGCCATGAAGGCCAACTCATCCCTCGCTGTGTTGCAAGTGTTTGCGCAAGCGGGTTGCGGCTTTGACATCGTCTCTGGCGGTGAGCTTGACCGCGTCATCGCAGCCGGAGGCGACGCCTCCAAAGTGATCTTTTCTGGCGTAGGCAAAACACGCGCCGAAATGCGCAAAGCCTTGGAAGTGGGCATTGCCTGCTTCAATGTGGAGAGCGAAGCCGAGCTCGAAGTGTTGAGCGATGTGGCCCACAGCATGGGCAAGCGTGCGCCCGTGAGCATTCGCGTCAACCCCAACGTCGACGCCAAAACCCACCCCTACATTTCCACCGGCCTCAAAGGCAACAAGTTTGGCGTGGCGCATGAACGTGCTTTGGCCACGTACCAACGTGCCGCCAGTCTGCCCGGCTTGCAAGTGACGGGCATCGATTGCCACATCGGCTCGCAAATCACAGAGAGCACACCTTACCTCGACGCGATGGACCGCGTGTTGGATTTGGTCGATGCCATTGAAGCAGCAGGCATTGCCATTCACCACATCGACTTTGGCGGCGGCCTAGGCATCAACTACAACGGCGACACACCGCCCGCTGCAGATGAACTGTGGGCACAACTGTTGGCCAAACTCGACGCGCGCGGCTACGGCCAGCGCCAGCTGATGATTGAACCCGGTCGCTCACTCGTGGGCAACGCGGGTGTGTGCTTGACCGAGGTGCAGTACATCAAACCTGGCGAGCAAAAGAACTTTTGCATCGTCGATGCTGCGATGAACGATTTGCCTCGCCCCGCAATGTACGAAGCCTTCCACCAAATCGTGCCAGTGTCGGCGCGCACAGGCGAAGCGGTGACGTATGACGTGGTGGGCCCCGTGTGTGAGAGCGGCGACTGGCTGGGCCGTGACCGTCAGCTCACCGTGCAAGCAGGTGACTTGCTGGCCGTGTTGTCGACCGGTGCGTATTGCATGGCGATGTCTAGCAACTACAACACGCGTGGTCGTGCGGCTGAGATTTTGGTGGATGGCACAAAGGCACATGTGATTCGTCGTCGTGAGACGGTGGAAGATCAGATGGCTTGTGAAGCTTTGGTTCGCTGA
- a CDS encoding protein-methionine-sulfoxide reductase heme-binding subunit MsrQ, with amino-acid sequence MRQALQHRSTKSVLWLLCLMPFTWLVWGAANDALGANPAEYLIRATGDWTLRLLCVTLAVTPLRVMFGLPELAKLRRMLGLFTYFYVVLHVLSYSGFDMGFEWRDVLADITKRPFILVGFSAFVLLTPLALTSFNRAIRWLGAKRWQSLHRLVYGVAVLAVLHFFWMRAGKSNFAEVFVYASVLSVLLLYRLRGVAGSWVSDFTR; translated from the coding sequence TTGCGCCAAGCCTTGCAACACCGCAGCACAAAGTCTGTGCTGTGGTTGTTGTGTCTCATGCCTTTCACATGGTTGGTATGGGGAGCTGCCAACGATGCGTTGGGCGCCAATCCCGCCGAATACCTGATTCGCGCCACAGGCGACTGGACGCTGCGTTTGCTCTGCGTCACCTTGGCAGTCACGCCCCTGCGTGTGATGTTCGGTTTGCCCGAACTTGCCAAGCTTCGGCGTATGTTGGGGCTGTTCACCTACTTCTATGTGGTGCTGCATGTGTTGAGCTACAGCGGGTTTGATATGGGTTTTGAGTGGCGCGATGTGTTGGCCGACATCACCAAGCGCCCGTTTATCTTGGTGGGGTTCAGTGCGTTTGTGCTTCTTACGCCCCTGGCTTTGACTTCGTTCAATCGAGCCATTCGCTGGTTAGGTGCCAAGCGTTGGCAGAGCTTGCATCGCTTGGTCTACGGCGTCGCCGTGTTGGCTGTGTTGCACTTTTTTTGGATGCGGGCGGGGAAGAGTAACTTTGCGGAGGTCTTTGTTTATGCCTCTGTCTTGAGTGTGCTGTTACTGTATCGGTTGCGTGGTGTTGCTGGTTCTTGGGTGTCTGACTTCACTCGCTGA
- the msrP gene encoding protein-methionine-sulfoxide reductase catalytic subunit MsrP translates to MNQFSKNADTGFVHGLGSEITPQTVYAQRRDWLKQVAAGAAGLSMAAWASREALAQASSAAVVRAGKLAPLTGAVSRVSGANTMEKITAYTDATSYNNFYEFGTDKSDPAKYAHTLQTSPWTVEIEGLVKKSGRFDLDTLLKLSPMEERIYRLRCVEGWSMVIPWVGYSLAELIKRVEPLGSAKYVEFITQADPKTMPGVRSHVLDWPYVEGLRMDEAMHPLTLLSFGMYGEVLPNQNGAPVRLVVPWKYGFKSAKSLVKIRFVEKQPINSWGRSAPQEYGFYSNVNPNVNHPRWSQATERRIGEDGLFAKKRKTLMFNGYEAQVGQLYAGMDLSKLY, encoded by the coding sequence TTGAATCAATTTTCAAAAAATGCTGACACAGGTTTTGTGCATGGCTTGGGCAGTGAGATCACACCGCAAACGGTGTACGCCCAACGCCGCGACTGGCTCAAGCAAGTCGCCGCTGGCGCAGCAGGCCTCTCGATGGCGGCATGGGCCTCTCGTGAAGCTCTGGCTCAAGCGTCCAGTGCAGCGGTGGTGCGTGCGGGCAAGTTGGCCCCTTTGACGGGGGCGGTGAGCCGAGTGAGTGGTGCCAACACCATGGAAAAAATCACCGCCTATACCGACGCCACCAGCTACAACAATTTCTATGAATTTGGCACCGACAAGTCAGATCCCGCCAAATACGCGCACACTTTGCAAACCTCGCCGTGGACGGTCGAGATCGAAGGTCTTGTTAAAAAATCTGGTCGCTTCGACCTCGATACCTTGCTCAAACTCAGCCCGATGGAAGAGCGCATTTACCGCCTGCGTTGCGTCGAAGGTTGGTCGATGGTGATCCCTTGGGTTGGGTATTCGCTCGCTGAACTCATCAAGCGCGTCGAACCTTTGGGCAGTGCCAAGTATGTGGAGTTCATCACCCAAGCTGACCCCAAGACCATGCCCGGTGTGCGCTCTCACGTGCTGGATTGGCCTTACGTGGAAGGCTTGCGCATGGACGAAGCCATGCATCCACTCACGCTGTTGAGCTTTGGCATGTATGGCGAAGTCTTGCCCAATCAAAACGGCGCGCCTGTGCGTTTGGTGGTGCCATGGAAATACGGTTTCAAAAGCGCCAAGAGCTTGGTGAAGATTCGCTTTGTTGAAAAACAACCCATCAATTCATGGGGCCGCTCAGCGCCGCAAGAGTATGGGTTCTATTCCAACGTGAACCCGAACGTGAACCATCCGCGCTGGAGCCAAGCCACCGAGCGCCGCATTGGCGAAGACGGCTTGTTTGCTAAAAAGCGCAAGACCTTGATGTTCAACGGCTACGAGGCGCAAGTGGGGCAGCTGTATGCGGGCATGGATTTGAGCAAGCTGTATTGA